In Armatimonadota bacterium, the sequence CTCAGCGAGGAGTTCGTGGAGTTCTTGACGGTGCCGGGGTACGAGCGGCTATAGGAGCGCGACTCACCCCTCCCTGACGCCCGTCGGTCATGAAACCGTGAGCACGTTCGACATCCGATCATCGCTTCGGGAGATCTACCCACCCGCTCGGATCCTGACGCGACCGGCCGAGCTGGCGCCGTACGAATCCGACGCGCTGACGGCTTTCCGCGCCCGGCCGGTCGCCGTCGTCCTGCCGCAGACGCAGGACGAGGTCGTGGCCACCGTCCGCTGGTGCAACCGTACGGGTGTACCGTTCGTGGCGCGGGGCAGCGGCACCAGCCTGTCGGGCGGCTCGCTTCCCGTGCCCGACGGGATCGTGATCGCCCTCAACCGATTGAACCGCATCCTGCGCCTGGACCCGACCGAACGCCTGGCCGTGGTGGAACCGGGCGTCATCAACAGCGACGTCTCGCGGGCGGCCGCGCCCCATGGTCTGTACTACGTGCCCGATCCGAGCAGCCAGCCGGTCTGCACGATCGGGGGCAACGTCGCGTTCAACTCCGGCGGGGCCCACTGCCTGAAGTACGGGATGACCACCAACCACGTGCTGGCGATCAAGGCCGTGCTGGCCGACGGCGAGGTGGTGCAGCTGGGGGGCGGCAGCGTCGAGGGCGTCGGGCCGGACCTGGTTGGGATCTTCGTCGGCTCCGAGGGGCTGTTGGGCATCGCGCTGGAAATCACGCTCCGGCTGCTGCCCAAGCCCGAAGGCTACCGCACGGTGCTGGCAGCGTATCGCACCCTCGAGGCGGCGGGCGAGGCGGTGGCCCAGGTGGTGGCGGCGGGGTTGCTGCCCGGCGCGATGGAGATCATGGATCGGCTGGCCATCGAGGCCGCGGAAGCCGCGGTTGGGGCGGGGTATCCGTTGGACGCGGCGGCCATCC encodes:
- a CDS encoding FAD-linked oxidase C-terminal domain-containing protein, which produces MSTFDIRSSLREIYPPARILTRPAELAPYESDALTAFRARPVAVVLPQTQDEVVATVRWCNRTGVPFVARGSGTSLSGGSLPVPDGIVIALNRLNRILRLDPTERLAVVEPGVINSDVSRAAAPHGLYYVPDPSSQPVCTIGGNVAFNSGGAHCLKYGMTTNHVLAIKAVLADGEVVQLGGGSVEGVGPDLVGIFVGSEGLLGIALEITLRLLPKPEGYRTVLAAYRTLEAAGEAVAQVVAAGLLPGAMEIMDRLAIEAAEAAVGAGYPLDAAAILIVELEGELPEIEAELAHLMRVIKVSGAYEVRLARDEAQRQVIWKGRKSAFSAVGRLSPDYIVQDGVVPRGRLAEALAEIERLSRESGIRVANVFHAGDGNLHPLILYDGRQPGALARAEELAGEILRLCVRLGGSITGEHGVGMEKRDYLPQMFGQADLEAMRRLRRAVDPLELSNRGKMFPSRE